The Sphingomonas aliaeris genome segment AATGTGGGTAGCACAATACTGGCGGCGCAGACATTGGCGCTGGTGCCGGATCATGTCGCTTTGACGGATCGTGCGCGATCATTGCCCGCCGACACGCGCTGAGATCCCCGCGGCGCCGAAACCGGCCGTGGGCCCTTTACTTCTGCTCGACAACCTCGCCAGGCGCTTCGCCGGGCTGAACGGTGCCGCGCGTGCTGCGTGCGGTCATGCCGGATGCACTGGCATCGTCGAGCACCTGCTGGTCGGGACCGGCGGTCTCTTCGTCATCCGGCTCCGGCTCGTCGCTGAGTTCGCCGATGGCGTTCGACTGGATGCTGGCATCGGGCGCCGGGACGGCCGGCGCATCTTCGACGTCGCTCATGTTACCGGGCGTTTCGGACGCATCGGGCTCGGGCTGGTCCATATTGGCGACCGGCCGTTCGGGCTCGTCGCGCGAGCAACCGGCAAGCGCGGGCGAGAGCAAAGCGAAGGCCAGCACGGCGGCGGCGGATTTGATGGAGAGGGTGGATTTCATCGGTCGGTCTTTCAAATCGATGCCGGAACCTGACGCGTCTGGCGCGTCACGATCTTGGCGGCGAGCGTCTTATCCCAGCCATAGGGATCGCTGCGGAAGCTCACCATACCGTTGGGGCTGGCGAATGCGGTCCAGTATAACAGATAGACGGCCTCGCGATCGGCAAGAGTTGCGCGCACCGTCTTGCCGCCCGCGATCGTAGAGTCGATCTGTGTCGGAGACCACTCCGCGGTCGTCTTGAGCAACAGCTTCGCGAGATCGTCCGGCCTTTCGAGCCGGACGCATCCGTGGCTCGACAGCCGATCGAACCGCGCGAAGCCCGCCTGCGCGGGGGTATCGTGCAGATAGACGGCGAAGCGATTGTCGAAGTCGAACTTGTACTTTCCAAGCGCGCTGAGTTCCGACGATTGTTGCAGGCGTTTGCCGCCGTTGCCATCCTCGATCACGCGGAAGCCGTTGCGTTTCAGATAGCCGGGCTTGGCTTTCTCCTTCGGCCACAATTCCCGGTTGGCGATCGATGCCGGCACGTTCCAGGGCGGATTGAGGACGATGCTGTGGATCTGTGAGACGAGCATCGGGGTCTCGGCACCCGGCTTGCCCGTGACAACCTTCATCGACATGACCGGCGTATCGCCCTCGAACACGGTAAGGACGGCCGCGGCGATGTTCACCTGGATCCGGTTCTTGGGAAGATCGGTCGGCAGCCAGCGCCAGCGTTCCATGTTCGCCATGATCTGCAGGATCCGCGCCTCTACCGGCACGTTGAGCGCGGCGATCGTTTGTGCGCCGACTGCGCCGGTCGGGTTGAGACCGTAGCGCTGTTGCGCCCGCCGCACCGCCGCCACCAGATTCGCGTCGTAGCGGTCGCCGGTCGCGACGAGCGCCGAATCCTCCAGCGCGATGCGCCGGCGCAATGCGGCGACCGCGGCCCCCTTGCTGTCCGGTTTCACATCGGCCTTGGCCAATGCGGCCCAGCCGCCGGCCGCCGCGATCGAGCGATAGCGGGCCAATCCCGTGACGAGCGTATCATACCCCGCATAAGGCGGCGGCAGCGACGCCACCCATTCGGCCAGCCTGTCGCGCGCCACGGCATCGGCAAAGCCGGGCAATGGATCGTAGGGCTGGGGCCGGATCCCCCATTCCAACTGGAAATCGCTTTCGATCAATCGCCCGGCATGCACCGCGCGGGCATGATCCAGCGCCGCCCGCACGAGCGTATCGCCGTCCAGATTCATCGCCACCGGCGCGGCACCTTCCTGCAGCCCCTGAGCGATCGAATCGGCTGCGATCAGCTTCGCGAGCACTGTCGCCTGCGCCGGCGTCAGGGTGGGAAGGGTCGCCGGAGCCGGATTTACGATCGCGGGGTCGAGCACCAGTTGCTGTGCCGCAATCGGAAACGAACATGCGCACGCCATGAGCGCCAGCGCGGTCCGGATCCGAAGCCTTTTGATCCCCCTAGTCTCTATCATTCAATCCAGTTCCAAAGCTTGTCGCGTCACGGTGGACCGAGGGTTCATAACCCTCGAACCTGAACGCGCTCTGATGAAGGTCGGGCGTGATCGCATGCCTCATAACAAACGAGCGCCGCGTTGGGATGCCCATCCTTAGCATTTTACCGCCATATTGTGCCCTTACAGGAGGTTGGCGGGCCGATCGCAACCCGGGATCGACCGAATCACGGCCAGCGGACACGATCCGTTCAGGTCCGCAGTGTAGCTTGAACCCGTCGTTGAAAGACAATATCCCAGGATTATCGATGCGTGTGACCCTGATATCCCGTGTGCTTCTGTCCGGCATCGCCGCGAGCCTGATGGTTCCGGCAGCCTCGGCGACCAGCTCGACCGAAATGATCGGTTTCGAGCGTGAGCTGCGCGCGCTGGTCGCCACACGCTCGGGGAATACGGCATCGCTGCGCTCGATCTGCGCGATGGCTCGACGGTCTCCGTCAATGGCGACGTTCCATTCCCGATGGCGAGCACGATCAAGATCGCGATCGCGGCGGCATATCTCGCCGAGATCGATCAGGGCCGGCGCGGTTTCGGCGACCTGATCGCCGGCCGTCCCGCGACGAAAGTGCTGGAATTGATGATCATCCGCAGTGACAATCTGGCGGCCGATCAGGTGCTGGCGAGTATCGGCGGCCCCGCCGCACTTCAGCAATGGCTGTCCGCGCACAAGATACCGGGCATCCGGGCCGACCGGACGATCGCCCAGTTGCTTCGCGACCGTGGCCATCTTGCCGACAGGAAGGATGTCGCCACCCCGATCGCCATGGTCACGCTGCTGCAAAAGCTCGACAGTGGCTCCGTATTGTCGGCGCAGAGCCGGACCTTCCTGTTCTCTCTGATGAGCCGGTGCGCGACGGGCACGCGCCGCATTCGCGGGCTGCTGCCGGCCGGCACGCCGGTCGAGGACAAGACGGGCACGCTGGACGGTATCACCAACGATGTCGGGTTCATCACGATGCCCGACGGCCGTCGCCTGGCGGTGGCGGTGTTCGCTCGCGGGGGGCGCGGTCATTCGCCCGTCATCGCCGAGGTGTCTCGCGCGATCTACGATCGCTTCGCCGATACGGCCCGAAACGCGCTCGCCTTCTTCATGCGGATGCGATGACCCGCTCGCCGGGTTGAGGTGCCACTATTTTCGTCAATCCCCCGCCTCACGCCACGGCCCCTCCAACGGAGAGAAGGGCCGAGGCGGGCGTGTCCGGCAAGGCGGTGCGCAACCGCGATCGACCAACGTCTCTTAATCTAAGTCACTGAAATTGCACGGAACGGTGGTCGGCATCGGCCGTTCTTCTGATTGATCGCCATCGGTCGAGGGTCGATATCGGGGGGTACGGATCTCCTCCTGCGACCGTTCCCGCCAGCCGCGCATGCGAGTGCAAATTTCAGTACGAGGTGTTGAGACATGGCTACCGAGCAGAACATTCTCCGCGAGCTTTTCGTCACCGGCTTGAAGAATGCCCATGCCGTCGAAAAACAGGCATTGTCGATCATGACCCCGCAAGTGTCTCGGATCGAAAACTACCCCGAGGTGGCTGACCGGCTGCGTCTGCATATCGATGAGACGAACGGGCAGATCGGGCGACTGGACGAGATACTGGCCGAATTCGACACCAGCGGTTCCGCGCTCAAGGATCTTGGGTTGAGCATGTCGGGTGGCATGGCGGCGATGGCGCATACCGTCGCCGGCGACGAGATCATCAAGAACAGCTTCGCCAATTACGCGTTCGAGCATTTCGAGATCGCGTCGTACAAATCCCTGCTCGTTCTGGCGCAGGATGGCGGCTTCAGCCGCGCCGTACCGTTGCTCGAACAATCGCTCGGGGAAGAGGTGAGCATGGCGCAGTGGATCGATGAAAGCCTGCCGCTCGTAACCCGACGCTATGCCTCGCTCTATGCCGAAAGCGGATCGTTCGGCGCCAAGGTTTGAGCGTCGATCCGGGGCGCGGGCGACGCTATCCGGCGCGCCCGACGCCGCGGATCATCGACCATCCCGCCAGCATCAGCGCGACGCCGGACGCCAGAAACACGTAATCCCAGATCGATTGCCCGGCCCGTTCGTAGACGTGGTGAAGGTTGAGGATGTGGTGGTTCACCAGCCCCTCGATCGCGTTGAACAGCCCGAAGCCGAGCAGTGTCGATCCGAAGAGCGCCCTGCCTGAAAGGAGCGTGCCGGGGCATTTGACGGCGCGCCACAGCAAGACGATCCCGACGGCCGTCGCGCTCCACACAACGACGTGGAACAGCCCGTCCCACACCATGTTGATCTTGGCCCCGACCAACGTGTCGGTGGGTATCCGCGCGGACAGCATATTGTGGATCTGCAGGATCTGGTGGAACACGATGCCGTCGATGAAGCCGCCCATGCCGATGCCGATCGCGATGCCGGCGGTCGTGAGCGGTCGGGTCGTGCCGGCGGGCGCAGTCATCCTCCGGGCCTCAGGGCAGAAGCTTGCGGATGAGGCATGTTGCCGCGACGAGCAGCGGTACCGGCGCAAGCAACGCCGCGAGATTGCCCAGGAAGTCCGGTCCGAAGACTATGGCGCGGACTTCCTCGCCGATCTCACTGTGACACAGCGTACAGGCCCAAGCCGGTGCCGCCGACATTCCAGTGAAACCGGCGGATGAAAGCGCAACGAGCCTCACCCGCAATCGACGACGCGTGTTACGATCGGTCGCGGGGCTAGGCATCTCCGTCGGGTGCCGCCGTGCCGGCAG includes the following:
- a CDS encoding L,D-transpeptidase family protein, which translates into the protein MKRLRIRTALALMACACSFPIAAQQLVLDPAIVNPAPATLPTLTPAQATVLAKLIAADSIAQGLQEGAAPVAMNLDGDTLVRAALDHARAVHAGRLIESDFQLEWGIRPQPYDPLPGFADAVARDRLAEWVASLPPPYAGYDTLVTGLARYRSIAAAGGWAALAKADVKPDSKGAAVAALRRRIALEDSALVATGDRYDANLVAAVRRAQQRYGLNPTGAVGAQTIAALNVPVEARILQIMANMERWRWLPTDLPKNRIQVNIAAAVLTVFEGDTPVMSMKVVTGKPGAETPMLVSQIHSIVLNPPWNVPASIANRELWPKEKAKPGYLKRNGFRVIEDGNGGKRLQQSSELSALGKYKFDFDNRFAVYLHDTPAQAGFARFDRLSSHGCVRLERPDDLAKLLLKTTAEWSPTQIDSTIAGGKTVRATLADREAVYLLYWTAFASPNGMVSFRSDPYGWDKTLAAKIVTRQTRQVPASI
- a CDS encoding serine hydrolase, producing the protein MRDGSTVSVNGDVPFPMASTIKIAIAAAYLAEIDQGRRGFGDLIAGRPATKVLELMIIRSDNLAADQVLASIGGPAALQQWLSAHKIPGIRADRTIAQLLRDRGHLADRKDVATPIAMVTLLQKLDSGSVLSAQSRTFLFSLMSRCATGTRRIRGLLPAGTPVEDKTGTLDGITNDVGFITMPDGRRLAVAVFARGGRGHSPVIAEVSRAIYDRFADTARNALAFFMRMR
- a CDS encoding ferritin-like domain-containing protein, encoding MATEQNILRELFVTGLKNAHAVEKQALSIMTPQVSRIENYPEVADRLRLHIDETNGQIGRLDEILAEFDTSGSALKDLGLSMSGGMAAMAHTVAGDEIIKNSFANYAFEHFEIASYKSLLVLAQDGGFSRAVPLLEQSLGEEVSMAQWIDESLPLVTRRYASLYAESGSFGAKV
- a CDS encoding DUF2243 domain-containing protein, which produces MTAPAGTTRPLTTAGIAIGIGMGGFIDGIVFHQILQIHNMLSARIPTDTLVGAKINMVWDGLFHVVVWSATAVGIVLLWRAVKCPGTLLSGRALFGSTLLGFGLFNAIEGLVNHHILNLHHVYERAGQSIWDYVFLASGVALMLAGWSMIRGVGRAG